The following are encoded together in the bacterium genome:
- a CDS encoding TonB family protein, whose amino-acid sequence MNEKSEIELYIRVDGVEHGPLTVGEIKAWVDGGKFRPTDYIRMADKKAWVKAENLVHLKALFDEAREKRERGAFATWLGNIRDGKSPIVLTPVGRAEEEKRIAVEREALVEERAALEEQGEELRGQLEKTITEREEELARLEAEREDARKRLEAERDEDVKRIAAERDAERQRLITQYEEEVARAKDERDGEVSRLASERERLDAERTRLADEERELATMGKAMKRRRRMPFVVAAAVVVLAILIGAPSYYFFIYKPGREIAAKLARISDLERKIDELTSQYEVALAAGDRAKADEIAEELEKAREERDKLAEEVPDEKRMPTTRGKAKLAGLLRAEGGGAEDPARSGGAVTAGLSGAMGGVRSTYSRELSRTPGLEGHVIVRIKVAADGTVTGANVVSSTIGNSAVESTVTAAARRARFAPAAGETSLTYKFDFSP is encoded by the coding sequence ATGAACGAAAAAAGCGAAATCGAACTTTATATTCGCGTCGACGGCGTTGAGCACGGCCCCCTCACCGTAGGCGAGATCAAGGCCTGGGTCGACGGCGGCAAGTTTCGCCCGACGGACTACATCCGGATGGCGGACAAGAAGGCCTGGGTCAAGGCCGAGAACCTGGTCCACCTCAAAGCGCTCTTCGACGAGGCGCGCGAGAAGAGAGAGCGCGGCGCCTTCGCCACCTGGCTCGGCAACATCCGGGACGGCAAGTCTCCCATAGTGCTCACGCCCGTAGGCCGGGCCGAAGAGGAGAAGCGCATCGCCGTCGAACGCGAAGCCCTCGTCGAGGAACGGGCCGCGCTCGAGGAACAGGGAGAAGAACTCCGCGGCCAGCTCGAGAAGACCATCACCGAGCGCGAAGAAGAGCTCGCGCGGCTGGAGGCCGAACGGGAGGACGCGCGTAAGCGCCTGGAGGCCGAGCGCGACGAGGATGTTAAGCGCATCGCCGCCGAGCGCGACGCCGAACGACAGCGGCTCATTACCCAATACGAGGAAGAAGTCGCCCGCGCCAAAGATGAACGCGACGGCGAAGTCTCGCGGCTGGCCTCCGAGCGCGAACGCCTGGACGCCGAGCGCACCCGCCTGGCCGACGAGGAACGCGAGCTCGCGACGATGGGTAAGGCTATGAAGCGGCGCCGGCGGATGCCGTTCGTCGTGGCCGCCGCGGTGGTCGTGCTGGCGATACTTATAGGCGCGCCCTCGTACTATTTCTTCATCTACAAGCCGGGGCGCGAGATAGCCGCCAAGCTGGCGCGCATCTCGGACCTCGAGCGCAAGATCGACGAGCTCACCAGCCAGTATGAGGTGGCGCTGGCCGCGGGCGACAGGGCCAAAGCCGACGAGATAGCGGAAGAGCTCGAGAAGGCCCGCGAAGAGCGCGACAAGCTGGCGGAAGAGGTCCCGGACGAGAAGAGGATGCCGACGACGCGGGGCAAGGCCAAGCTCGCCGGCCTGCTGCGGGCGGAGGGCGGCGGCGCCGAGGACCCGGCCCGCTCGGGCGGCGCCGTTACCGCCGGCCTGAGCGGCGCCATGGGCGGCGTGCGCTCCACGTACAGCCGCGAGCTCTCCCGGACCCCCGGCCTTGAGGGCCACGTCATCGTGAGGATAAAGGTGGCCGCGGACGGAACCGTCACCGGCGCCAACGTCGTCTCCTCCACCATCGGCAACTCCGCGGTGGAGAGCACCGTCACGGCCGCGGCCCGCCGCGCGCGCTTCGCCCCCGCCGCCGGCGAGACCTCCCTCACCTACAAGTTCGACTTCTCGCCGTAA
- a CDS encoding outer membrane beta-barrel protein — protein sequence MRFVLIILWAAAPASALVWGLGVGGGFGMPVGDYGEIVGASAVADGRAIICLTPNLSLTAGVGYRIKHNPKESEGADVASYDVIPILAGANYRFDYLPCMPYVGGGAAVAVSKATVPAAAGPEEHKATRLGPFAEGGMEYYLAENFGLDLRGRFMATFGGDNVAYKDAPVEADNYLAFDALLGFFLYP from the coding sequence ATGCGTTTCGTTTTAATAATACTCTGGGCCGCGGCGCCGGCGTCGGCGCTGGTGTGGGGGTTGGGCGTGGGCGGCGGATTCGGCATGCCGGTAGGCGACTACGGCGAAATCGTGGGGGCCTCCGCGGTCGCGGACGGCCGCGCCATTATATGCCTTACGCCCAACCTCAGCCTGACGGCCGGCGTCGGTTACCGCATCAAACATAACCCCAAAGAATCGGAGGGCGCCGACGTCGCGAGCTACGACGTCATTCCCATCCTGGCCGGCGCGAACTACCGTTTCGATTACCTACCCTGTATGCCGTACGTCGGCGGCGGCGCCGCGGTCGCCGTCTCCAAGGCCACCGTGCCGGCCGCGGCCGGGCCCGAAGAGCACAAGGCCACGCGGCTGGGCCCCTTCGCCGAGGGCGGGATGGAATACTATCTCGCCGAAAATTTCGGCTTAGATTTGCGGGGCCGGTTTATGGCGACCTTCGGCGGCGACAACGTCGCGTACAAAGACGCCCCGGTAGAGGCCGACAACTATCTCGCTTTCGACGCATTGCTCGGCTTCTTCCTTTACCCGTAG
- a CDS encoding tetratricopeptide repeat protein has translation MTSKITLNGMRQAASVLAAAAFMCFPAAAQQGGDLGELLYQGQTALGEREWRDAIGAFERALALDAANADALRGLAEAYEGAGDERAALDYYGRLQAVSGKSAELSYKIAFLAEKLGERARAVTAYEDVVRADPNNLKSWRALADLYGAGSDYKNQAKALEELVARAGDTADRLELAALYEGKLARAGDAAAEYERVLRAEPRNVQAHGRLAAIYFGRGDYARAAEHYEEMSRLEPDDADAYWHLARARLALDDEFGAAKALERVVSLRPRDSAALLLLGTLYNRDGDYPRAERTLKDALDAGAGDAEAYCQLGVAQFGLRDYAPARSSFEKALSRDENHQLALERFGELLYREGEYERAFQYADRLVGLSRDNVRGHLYRGLAAVATGRFEAAENSLEKVIKVEPSNVEARVGLGQAYVGRGKYRDAKRVLGAAGSPREMADRVYYYLARADEGLKDFEAAATYYRKAEGENPRYYDAFYDHGRMELGRENYDEAERALERATEIEPRKIDAFLSLGELYEKTKKWPDAVRAYARAKDADDGRIEPYLGLGRSYIAMEDWKPAERELRRAVEINAESFEGHYQLGRLYKAQDRLDDAVAEYEEAVWLNGKHVRARTDLGYVYLRKDRYNDAAAVLKKACELDKKDLDAHYLLAIAYENMEAYPEAIKYYEKARALAPENYDIQTALATCYRHNGDFDKALELFDAIRRENPDGPFAYEMLGDIYRIKGSEAKKWRRFDRELEYYENASDYYRRFLSLAPEAQNRVFILKFLDGYEHYRLLQAQEREGVEFYEEW, from the coding sequence ATGACGTCGAAGATTACGCTAAACGGGATGCGGCAAGCGGCCTCGGTACTCGCGGCCGCGGCTTTTATGTGTTTCCCCGCGGCGGCCCAGCAAGGCGGGGACCTGGGCGAGCTGCTTTACCAGGGCCAAACGGCGCTCGGCGAGCGGGAGTGGCGCGACGCCATCGGCGCGTTCGAGCGCGCCCTCGCCCTCGACGCCGCCAACGCCGACGCGCTCCGCGGCCTGGCCGAAGCCTACGAGGGCGCCGGCGATGAGCGCGCCGCCCTCGACTATTACGGCCGCCTTCAGGCCGTGTCGGGGAAGTCGGCGGAGCTCTCCTACAAGATCGCCTTCCTGGCCGAGAAGCTCGGCGAGCGGGCGCGCGCCGTCACCGCGTACGAGGACGTGGTGCGGGCCGACCCCAACAACCTGAAAAGCTGGCGCGCGCTGGCGGACCTCTACGGCGCCGGCAGCGACTATAAGAACCAGGCCAAGGCGCTCGAGGAGCTGGTCGCGCGGGCGGGCGACACGGCGGACCGGCTGGAGCTCGCGGCCCTCTACGAGGGTAAACTCGCCCGCGCCGGCGATGCCGCCGCCGAGTATGAGAGGGTACTGCGGGCCGAACCGCGCAACGTCCAGGCCCACGGGCGGCTGGCGGCTATCTACTTCGGCCGGGGCGATTACGCCCGCGCCGCGGAGCACTACGAGGAGATGAGCCGGCTCGAGCCGGACGACGCGGACGCGTACTGGCACCTGGCCCGAGCTCGCCTCGCCCTCGACGACGAGTTCGGCGCTGCTAAGGCGCTCGAGCGGGTCGTAAGTCTCCGCCCCCGCGACAGCGCCGCGTTGTTGCTTTTGGGCACCCTTTATAACCGCGACGGGGATTACCCGCGGGCGGAGCGTACTCTCAAGGACGCGCTGGACGCCGGCGCCGGCGACGCCGAGGCGTACTGCCAGTTGGGCGTAGCGCAATTCGGCCTTCGCGATTACGCCCCGGCGCGTTCGTCGTTCGAAAAGGCGTTGTCACGCGACGAGAACCACCAACTCGCGCTCGAGCGCTTCGGCGAACTCCTCTACCGCGAGGGGGAGTATGAACGCGCCTTCCAGTACGCGGACCGATTGGTGGGGTTGTCGCGCGACAATGTCCGCGGCCATCTGTACCGGGGCCTCGCCGCGGTGGCTACCGGCCGGTTCGAAGCCGCCGAGAACAGCCTGGAGAAGGTAATCAAAGTCGAACCCTCCAACGTCGAGGCTCGCGTCGGCCTGGGACAGGCGTACGTGGGCCGCGGGAAGTACCGCGACGCCAAGCGGGTGCTGGGGGCCGCGGGTTCGCCGCGCGAGATGGCGGACCGCGTGTACTACTATCTGGCGCGCGCCGACGAGGGGTTGAAAGATTTCGAAGCCGCGGCGACGTATTACCGCAAGGCCGAAGGCGAGAACCCGCGGTACTACGACGCGTTCTACGACCACGGCCGGATGGAGCTCGGGCGTGAAAATTACGACGAGGCCGAGCGGGCGCTCGAGCGCGCTACCGAAATCGAACCCCGAAAAATCGACGCTTTCCTCTCGCTGGGTGAGTTGTACGAGAAGACGAAAAAGTGGCCCGACGCGGTGCGCGCGTACGCGCGCGCCAAAGACGCCGACGACGGCCGCATCGAGCCTTACCTCGGCCTGGGCCGTTCGTATATCGCGATGGAGGATTGGAAGCCGGCGGAACGCGAGCTCAGGCGGGCGGTCGAGATAAACGCCGAATCGTTCGAGGGTCATTATCAGCTCGGCCGCCTGTACAAGGCGCAGGACCGGCTCGACGACGCCGTCGCCGAATACGAGGAGGCGGTGTGGCTCAACGGCAAACACGTGCGCGCCCGCACCGACCTCGGCTACGTTTATTTGCGCAAAGACCGGTACAACGACGCCGCCGCGGTGTTGAAGAAGGCTTGCGAGCTGGACAAGAAGGACCTCGACGCCCACTACCTGTTGGCCATCGCGTACGAGAACATGGAGGCGTACCCGGAGGCGATTAAATATTACGAGAAAGCCCGAGCGCTGGCGCCCGAAAACTACGACATCCAGACGGCGCTCGCGACGTGCTACCGCCACAACGGCGATTTCGATAAAGCCCTCGAGCTCTTCGACGCGATAAGGCGCGAAAACCCCGACGGACCGTTCGCGTACGAGATGTTAGGCGACATATACCGCATTAAAGGGTCCGAGGCCAAGAAGTGGCGCCGCTTCGACCGCGAGCTCGAGTACTACGAGAACGCCTCGGACTACTACCGTCGATTTTTAAGCCTCGCGCCCGAGGCCCAGAACCGCGTCTTCATCCTCAAGTTCCTGGACGGCTACGAGCACTACCGTCTCCTCCAGGCGCAGGAGCGCGAGGGCGTCGAGTTCTACGAGGAGTGGTAG
- a CDS encoding zinc ribbon domain-containing protein yields MVTFTKSTPQVPVILASLILWGSSAWGVPADEPAREGEGAAALEDPWASVTISGAYDYAKCPLCGKKNEVRAESCSGCGYGLPQPSAEVTDPYLVFVPGRGYYNEGEIIEPGRTRTWVWVTGLVIAETGVIAVYVGSEVLMWEGASGRDEETAVVVLITGGALLIGGLVMAVVGFTHRTKPVYAFRTGELYEPYDGVARERGPVESGNLEFKIELPVLGF; encoded by the coding sequence ATGGTCACCTTCACGAAAAGCACTCCCCAGGTCCCGGTTATTTTGGCTTCTTTAATTCTTTGGGGTTCTTCGGCCTGGGGTGTGCCGGCCGACGAGCCGGCGCGGGAGGGCGAAGGCGCAGCGGCGCTCGAGGACCCCTGGGCAAGCGTAACGATAAGCGGCGCCTACGACTACGCCAAGTGCCCCCTATGTGGGAAGAAGAACGAGGTCCGGGCGGAAAGCTGTTCGGGGTGTGGTTACGGGCTACCGCAACCTTCGGCCGAGGTGACCGATCCCTACTTGGTCTTCGTACCCGGGAGGGGGTATTATAATGAAGGAGAGATAATAGAACCGGGTCGTACGAGGACGTGGGTGTGGGTTACCGGATTAGTAATCGCGGAAACAGGCGTGATCGCGGTTTACGTCGGGTCGGAGGTATTGATGTGGGAAGGGGCCAGCGGCCGAGACGAAGAGACGGCAGTGGTTGTTTTGATAACAGGTGGTGCCCTGTTGATCGGCGGGTTGGTTATGGCAGTCGTAGGTTTTACGCACAGGACTAAGCCGGTTTACGCCTTCCGTACCGGCGAGTTGTACGAGCCGTACGACGGCGTGGCGCGTGAGCGCGGGCCGGTAGAGTCCGGTAACCTGGAGTTCAAAATTGAATTGCCGGTACTGGGTTTTTAA